The following are from one region of the Ignavibacteriales bacterium genome:
- a CDS encoding DNA-3-methyladenine glycosylase, giving the protein MSSLNPVQKLTKKFYDQDVLTVARNLLGKILIRKDKVYNYSGKIVEVEAYDGFIDEASHSFKGKTKRNEIMFGNGGYLYVYFTYGMYFCCNVVSGKQGEGKAVLIRAVEPLEGIEKMAINRFGKNFLNEKEFLNLTSGPGKICKAFNISNKDNGIDLLGDEIYIQNAKKIREEKIVVTKRIGITKSTELLWRFYIKDNPFVSKK; this is encoded by the coding sequence ATGTCTTCTTTAAATCCAGTGCAAAAACTCACCAAAAAATTTTATGACCAAGATGTTTTAACCGTTGCCAGGAATTTGTTAGGCAAAATCCTGATAAGGAAAGATAAAGTATATAATTATTCTGGTAAAATTGTGGAAGTGGAAGCCTATGATGGTTTTATAGACGAAGCTTCGCATTCATTTAAAGGTAAAACAAAAAGAAATGAAATTATGTTTGGCAATGGCGGCTATTTATATGTTTATTTTACATACGGAATGTATTTTTGTTGTAATGTTGTTTCTGGAAAGCAAGGGGAAGGTAAGGCAGTTCTCATCAGGGCAGTGGAACCACTTGAAGGAATTGAAAAAATGGCAATCAATCGCTTTGGGAAAAATTTTTTAAATGAAAAGGAATTTCTTAATTTAACAAGTGGTCCTGGTAAAATTTGTAAAGCTTTTAACATTTCAAATAAAGATAATGGCATTGATTTACTTGGTGATGAAATTTACATTCAAAACGCTAAAAAGATCCGGGAAGAAAAAATTGTTGTTACCAAAAGAATTGGAATAACAAAATCTACTGAGTTGTTATGGAGGTTTTATATTAAAGATAATCCATTTGTATCTAAGAAATGA
- a CDS encoding phosphatidate cytidylyltransferase: MTLGNTVTRILVALVTMPLILLVCYLGGWFFVSFILLIGLLSLYEFYQLAAKKFAFSNYIIGSLASAVLIINSFSNLLDYQHLIIIIVVLLVLIELFRNKESAILNLGVSLLGIFYIGLFFSSVVMLREFFKEEYYFGGYLIISIFITIWICDSAAFFFGSAFGKHKLFLRVSPKKSWEGAIAGFIFAIITMVGFKYLFLNLFSIIDAVVVGTIIGSIGQIGDLVESLIKRDSGVKDSSNIIPGHGGVFDRFDSLLLSSPVIYLYISFLK; encoded by the coding sequence ATGACTTTAGGAAATACCGTTACCCGAATTCTCGTTGCACTTGTTACAATGCCTCTTATCCTTTTAGTATGCTACCTTGGAGGTTGGTTCTTTGTATCTTTCATTTTATTGATTGGACTACTCTCATTATATGAATTTTATCAACTTGCCGCTAAGAAATTTGCTTTTTCAAATTATATTATTGGTTCTCTTGCATCTGCGGTTTTGATTATTAATTCTTTTTCCAATTTACTGGATTACCAACACCTGATTATAATTATTGTTGTACTTTTAGTTTTAATTGAATTGTTCAGAAATAAAGAATCGGCAATTTTAAATCTTGGTGTTTCACTGCTTGGAATATTTTACATCGGCTTGTTTTTCAGTTCGGTTGTAATGTTAAGAGAATTCTTTAAGGAAGAATATTACTTTGGTGGATACTTAATTATTTCAATTTTTATAACTATCTGGATTTGTGATTCAGCCGCATTTTTCTTTGGTTCGGCATTTGGAAAACATAAACTATTCTTGCGGGTTAGCCCAAAGAAAAGTTGGGAAGGTGCAATTGCGGGCTTTATTTTTGCCATCATTACAATGGTTGGATTTAAGTATTTATTCCTTAATTTATTTTCAATAATAGATGCGGTAGTCGTTGGAACCATAATCGGTTCCATTGGTCAAATAGGTGATTTGGTTGAATCACTTATAAAAAGGGATTCTGGTGTAAAAGATTCCTCTAATATAATTCCCGGACATGGTGGCGTCTTTGATAGGTTCGATTCTCTGTTACTAAGTTCACCAGTAATTTATTTATATATCTCATTTTTAAAGTAA
- a CDS encoding DUF2007 domain-containing protein gives MPICPKCEYEYIEGVSVCPDCGYELVNEKEFKEHLINPEDWEIIYTCSEEYKAEMIKANLEGAGIQSQIVSQNDRNFPAIGDFSIVKLLVKKDDIESAKMIIQDIDSSKSNEETEE, from the coding sequence ATGCCAATATGTCCCAAATGTGAATATGAATATATCGAGGGAGTTTCAGTTTGTCCTGATTGTGGATATGAACTTGTTAATGAGAAGGAATTTAAAGAACATCTGATAAATCCAGAAGATTGGGAAATCATTTATACTTGCAGCGAAGAGTATAAAGCTGAAATGATCAAAGCAAATCTTGAAGGTGCGGGAATTCAATCTCAAATCGTTTCTCAAAACGACAGAAATTTTCCGGCAATTGGAGATTTTTCCATTGTTAAGCTGCTGGTAAAGAAAGATGATATTGAATCCGCAAAAATGATTATTCAGGACATAGATTCATCAAAATCAAACGAGGAAACTGAAGAATAA
- a CDS encoding CPBP family glutamic-type intramembrane protease, whose protein sequence is MTDNQLNNQVSLPNANDGDEEKRGNKPKITPVAAAYFGLILVFILYQFGGSLLTITIFGLNLKDVDVTSLRLLTTAGQILFILLPALVFSKYVYENVSTIIRFKAPKAAEILLFSLGLILLAGLLQNYLYIQNYFIIKIADAFPVVNKAKLFLDQIDKIVEESYAGLLRFHSISEASFIVFVVAVVPAVCEETFFRGFIQKSFEHKYKPFISALITAIFFGIYHFHPYQVLPLILLGLYFGYAAYKSESIFLPISLHFLNNFIAVILYFVFGMNQISTPMSVSFPEVKISVFSFLGLSILFLLVIYYINRTYYKPKLSEDSRLY, encoded by the coding sequence ATGACTGATAATCAATTAAATAATCAGGTGAGTCTTCCAAATGCTAATGATGGGGATGAAGAAAAGCGAGGGAATAAACCGAAGATAACTCCCGTAGCTGCTGCTTATTTTGGATTGATTTTAGTCTTCATTTTGTATCAGTTTGGTGGAAGTCTTTTAACAATAACAATTTTTGGACTTAATTTAAAAGATGTTGATGTTACTTCGTTAAGATTGTTAACTACTGCCGGTCAAATTCTTTTTATATTACTTCCCGCATTGGTTTTTTCTAAATATGTTTATGAAAATGTATCAACAATTATTAGATTCAAAGCACCGAAAGCAGCCGAAATTCTCCTTTTCTCTTTAGGATTAATTCTTTTAGCCGGGTTACTTCAAAATTATCTTTACATACAAAATTATTTCATTATCAAAATAGCAGATGCATTTCCTGTTGTTAACAAAGCAAAATTGTTTTTAGATCAAATTGATAAAATAGTTGAAGAATCGTACGCAGGCTTACTTCGGTTTCATTCCATTTCTGAAGCATCCTTTATTGTTTTTGTAGTAGCGGTAGTGCCGGCTGTTTGTGAAGAAACTTTTTTCCGAGGATTTATTCAGAAAAGTTTTGAACATAAATATAAACCGTTTATCAGTGCATTAATTACAGCTATATTTTTTGGAATTTATCATTTTCATCCATACCAGGTTCTGCCGCTAATTTTATTGGGACTTTACTTTGGTTATGCGGCTTACAAAAGTGAATCGATCTTTTTACCAATTTCACTTCATTTCTTAAATAACTTCATTGCTGTGATATTGTATTTTGTTTTTGGAATGAACCAAATATCCACACCAATGAGTGTTTCTTTTCCTGAAGTTAAAATTTCAGTATTTTCATTTTTAGGTTTATCTATTTTATTTTTGTTAGTGATTTATTATATCAATCGTACTTATTATAAACCTAAACTTTCAGAGGATTCCAGGTTATATTAG
- a CDS encoding glycosyltransferase family 9 protein, with the protein MIEPKNLLIVRTDRIGDVVLSLPMAGIVKKHFPKCKITFLTREYTKSLVINHPQIDNSFQLIENKNKILLWTNVKVIRKFKFDSCIIVYPSFTIALIIFLSGIRNRIGTGFRWYSFLFNIRSFEHRKYAERHELEYNLNLLRFFNIVETPDKKNINFNLPVSKKSELKVEQLLLQNEVKLNLSIIIFHPGSGGSAVDLPFSKMKNLITRAAQELGVNIILTGNEAEKKLCEDLSVNSKIKNLAGIFNLEELIALINKSEMLIANSTGPIHIAAALGKHVVGFYPKIKACSPERWGPYSEKSFIFQPTIDCKNCNREQCERLNCMDSIDIDKVFGKIKSMLHI; encoded by the coding sequence ATGATTGAACCAAAGAATCTTTTAATTGTAAGGACTGATAGAATTGGCGATGTTGTTTTGTCTTTGCCAATGGCTGGAATTGTAAAAAAGCATTTCCCAAAATGTAAAATTACTTTCCTTACACGTGAGTACACAAAAAGCCTTGTTATTAATCATCCTCAAATAGATAATTCTTTCCAGCTGATTGAAAACAAAAACAAAATATTATTGTGGACTAATGTTAAGGTAATTAGAAAGTTTAAATTTGATTCATGCATCATTGTTTATCCATCTTTCACAATTGCGTTAATAATTTTTCTTTCTGGAATAAGGAATCGTATTGGAACTGGGTTTAGATGGTACTCCTTTCTTTTTAATATTCGTTCATTTGAACATCGAAAATATGCCGAACGGCATGAACTTGAATACAACCTAAATCTTCTTCGATTTTTTAATATTGTTGAAACTCCGGACAAGAAAAATATAAATTTTAATCTTCCAGTTAGCAAAAAAAGTGAACTAAAAGTTGAACAGTTGTTGTTGCAAAACGAAGTGAAGTTAAACCTATCAATTATTATTTTTCATCCAGGTAGTGGCGGTAGCGCCGTTGATTTGCCTTTTTCTAAAATGAAAAACCTTATAACACGGGCGGCACAGGAATTGGGTGTAAATATTATCTTAACAGGTAATGAGGCAGAAAAAAAATTGTGCGAAGATTTATCTGTTAATAGCAAAATAAAAAATCTGGCTGGAATATTTAATCTGGAAGAACTGATAGCGTTGATAAATAAATCAGAAATGCTGATTGCAAATTCAACTGGTCCAATTCATATAGCGGCAGCTTTGGGAAAACATGTTGTAGGTTTTTATCCAAAGATTAAAGCTTGTTCGCCGGAAAGATGGGGACCATATTCAGAAAAAAGTTTTATATTTCAACCAACGATTGATTGTAAGAATTGTAATCGAGAACAATGTGAGCGCCTGAACTGTATGGATTCAATTGACATTGATAAGGTTTTTGGAAAAATTAAATCTATGCTGCATATTTAA
- a CDS encoding DUF3108 domain-containing protein yields MFKFRIMIFLITGILFLTIPTTSKVFGENPESEFRKVTNNAFRAGEKFTFDVKYGFVTAGIATWEIPKIKKISGRDAYHIVFLVNSLPSFDWFFKVRDRYETYLDVEGLFPWRFEQHIREGKYSRDFSAFFDQRKSKAKTTEGEYNISKYANDIVSALYYVRTYDFSNFKKGQKIHLENFYKDKIYPLDVVYHGKERISVGAGTFNCFLVEPLVMEGGLFKSEGSILVWLTDDQLKIPIKVKTKIIIGSIDAELTSYQGLAGKLESKVK; encoded by the coding sequence ATGTTCAAATTTAGAATAATGATTTTTTTAATAACAGGAATTTTATTTTTAACAATTCCAACAACTTCTAAAGTTTTTGGAGAAAACCCTGAATCAGAATTCCGGAAGGTAACAAACAACGCATTTAGAGCTGGCGAGAAGTTTACATTTGATGTTAAATATGGTTTTGTTACCGCGGGTATTGCAACCTGGGAAATTCCAAAAATTAAAAAAATTTCTGGACGCGATGCTTATCATATTGTTTTCCTGGTTAATTCCTTACCGAGTTTTGATTGGTTCTTTAAAGTCCGTGATCGATACGAAACTTACCTGGATGTAGAAGGGCTTTTTCCCTGGCGATTTGAACAGCATATTCGCGAAGGAAAATACTCCAGGGATTTTTCCGCTTTTTTTGATCAACGCAAGAGTAAAGCTAAAACAACGGAAGGCGAATACAACATTTCTAAATATGCAAACGATATTGTCTCGGCACTTTACTATGTAAGAACTTATGATTTTTCCAATTTCAAAAAAGGTCAAAAGATTCACTTAGAAAATTTCTATAAAGATAAAATTTATCCACTTGATGTAGTTTACCATGGCAAAGAAAGAATTAGTGTTGGCGCCGGTACTTTTAATTGTTTTTTGGTAGAACCATTAGTAATGGAAGGTGGATTATTTAAAAGTGAAGGAAGTATTTTAGTATGGTTGACTGATGATCAATTGAAAATCCCAATCAAAGTAAAAACCAAAATAATCATTGGCTCTATTGATGCTGAATTAACTTCCTACCAGGGTTTAGCTGGTAAGCTTGAATCAAAAGTAAAATGA